In Cryptomeria japonica chromosome 5, Sugi_1.0, whole genome shotgun sequence, the genomic window TTGGGCCAAACACCTCCTCGCCCTATAACTCTGAGAAGAAGGCGAAAGAAtggaggaaaagagagagaaaaacatGACAGATGGTTTTGTGTGCTGCTCACCCCAAAGCCTCCTTAAATGCCTTTGCCTAACCTATGATGTACACCATTATTTTACCTCCATGCCCACACGATAAATTACAAGCACGATAAGAAGATGATGATATTAGAAAAGTCGACCAAGTGATTGGGTCGAATCAGAAGTCAAACTCAACATTCAGTGAGTGGTGGCGAGTTGCCTCCGACAACTAAACTAGCATGAGGTGTCGAAACTAAGTTGACACTTCTCTAATCCACTCCTAAATTATCTTGACAACTTTCATGGACAAGTGTCAAGTATAAATAGATGAACAAGTAGGCTTAAGTAAGCCGAagtgtaattaaataaaataaatacactaaCAATTATGTATatagtgaaaaatgatgatgataaactattgtaagaCCATAAAATATCCAACGACAACAAATTGTAGTTATACATTAACACATTCACAATaccttaatgaagagacctaagaacatgcaaatccacaaataagataataataccattcacatgccaagtagggcttgatctccattgatcttgtttattatggttgctctcaaattttatatgtgcaaaagagctcaacaaagaacgaattgtAGTGAAATCACTTGTTCGCAAAAAATCTTGATTGTATAAAAGTGTTAGATTgctagattgatgaaagttgtgaAAGGAAGAGAGTATTGTCTTAGATAGAAAACACCTTAGAAATGatagggataagattaagagttgaAAGTATAAATGGTTggttaggattaaagggtaggtagagagaacaataaaatatgaagggggtagttaGGATAAACGAAAACATAAATAACAAGTGTCATGAAGAaaaaagttaattaattaattaaataaatagatttatttaattaatagagaaagtggtaccaaatgaataaataaatatttatttaatttagcgaAAGGATAattcaaataaatgaaaatatatatttaattaggctatgacaattttaggtgtctacaaattaaatttaatattgttcatgatTGTAGATCATAAATTATCTATAATAGAAGAATACTATATACTCAAAAAATAATTTCAGAATAAAATACAAACTTCCAAACAATAGAGGACAAACTAGTTACTCAAATACAAAAATTATTTTGATGATGACGTAAATGATTGAAGCCAAAGAGTTTGTTAGATTAAAGGGTTAATACATAGCAAAAAGGGTTAGATGGCCAAATATCCCAATTCAATACTAGTTCACAAAGTGAGAATCTACAATATCAAAATGTCAGAGGCTGAAAACAgtctaaaaaaaaaacaaaagacaTCCTTGCCTCATTCTCTTGGGCTATGAGAAGTTGCTAGTGAATTTATTTGAACATTTTCAATCACTATGAAAGATGCTCCACTTGCTTTAGGGTCAAGTCCTTGTCATCTTCCTCTTCATCAGAGGAATTTTCTTGGATGATTAAAGGTGATATCTACATGACTTCAAAGCCTTCTAAAAATAATCATGAAGGTGTTTGTTGGATTCATCCCCCAAGGGGCTAGATCAAAGCCAATTTTGATGAGGTGGCTAAGGGAAACCCATTGCCGAATGGGAGTGGGGAAGTGTTAAGAAATGATATTGGCAATTTTATTTCGGCGGTGGAACTCTCCTTGGGCTCTCAATCCAACCACATTGCTGAAGCCATAAGTGCTTACAATGTTATTGGCTTAGCTTATAAAAATAATTTCGAAAATATTTGGATAGAGTgagattcaaaaaatattattgacTTTCTACAAGGGAATTCGCCCCTATCCTGAACTATCAAGAGCTAGATTGATGAGGCTAAGGCCATTCTCACCAACTTTGACAAGGTAAAGATAACCCATATTTATTGGGAAGCTAATCAAGTGGCTGATTCTTTTACGAATGAGGGGGTTAAGCTAAATGGATGACATACGTGGCATACCTACACCGATCTTAGAGCTAACGTTAGAGCCTTAATTGGCTATGAAATCATGCAAGGGAAAGCTTGCCCTTTTAAATATGATTGATAGGGAAAAGGAACGGTACTTTTCCTTCATTTGTCATGATGAAGGTGCATTAATTAATCCTAAAGGTGGTAGAGCTTGGCATAATTTATAGGTGCTTTGGCTTTGCTATTGGATTTTTTCTCTGTTCATTCGATCTGCAAGACACAAAAGAAAAATAACTGCAAAAATGGTAGGCACTAGGAAACGAATTAAGCTAACTACTTGTGACAAGAGCAAGAAGAAGCACAAAGTTTGCAGATAGATTGAAAGAGGGGGATTGGCCCCCTTCATTGATAAGCTTCATGGGCCAAACCCAAAACTCACCTAGTATTTTGCAATAAATTGGAAGGAGGGCAAAATTGTTCTCTTTGGTTGGAGGGTAAAAGTTGATGAGAATGTGATTGGAGAAGTTACTAGGCTCTGTATGGAGGGGGTTAAATTATTTAAGGATAGGAAGTTCTCAGATGAAGCGGTCCTCAAATTTCTGAAaaaagatgaagagagggaggCTCTTGTAAAAATCTCTACTCGTCACTTCAATGCTGGGAGAGTCAAGATTGTTTGGAGGGAAGTACTAAGAGTTGTCATGGAGTACATCACtctggatggtagattcactaggGTCTATGGCTATCACTTCGCCCTTCTTAACCATTTCCATCATAAGGTGAGAGGTACCATGAATACTATAATGGAGCACAATTACAAGATAGTTAAGCAAATGGATTCTACTTTGACATCATGGTGGACAAACTGGAAAAGTCTTAGTAGGGTACTCTATTCGTGTATCTTGAACCGAAGAGATATAGGAAAGAGGACTCTGGACCCTGCAAAAGGACCAAAGCCAACTTGAAGAGGAAAGCAGATACGATGCCTCTGGAGATTCAGGACCTAAAGAAAGTTGCTCAGGATATGCGCGCCCTCCAAGATGAGGTGGCTGAAACCTAAAAAATATTAAGCATATAATTAAATTATCATATGATTACATTAATAAATATGGGTTATCTTTACCTTGTCAAAGTTGGTGAGAATATAATTCAGGCAGCATATAATTCAAATATTCATAACCTAAAAAATATCAAGCATATAATTAAATTCTCATATGATTAcattaataaatattcatttaaatattaaatatctaaagatatattataattttattagcAAGATGTAGTCACACTTAGCATAGGAGATTGATAGAGATTATCATTCTAACCATCGTgcaattatttttgaaaatttgatcaTTGATTCATTGGAGTTAGGCTGGTATTCTTCTATTCTAGTAGCTATTCCTCTATGCTTAGTGTGGTTATTACAGCTCCATTGGATCATGGTGTAGCTATTCAATAAATTatttcttgtgttctttcttttccttGGTTTCAAAGAAATGAATGTCTACTCCTAATTTAGTTCTCTATTATTTGACATGTCCATACCATTCTTTAGATTATAAAGAGCCCATAGATTGGACTTAGGTAGGGGTTTTCCCCCTCCATTCTCCTAGGTCTCTTGACTTAGAATATAACACCTAATAAGAAactatacaaaagaaaaagaaaggtctTTCTAGGTCTATTTTTGAATAACACATTAGTGTTGAAGGTATGAGGTTAAATGTGATAAGATCTAGCATCCTTTGAGTTATATCATTAGATTTTATTAAAAAACATTTGACAATTTCATtactattttattttgttttgtttggtAGCTTAATTACAAttgttttattcttttataataaaaaatagatGTTGTCAACCTAACTTATCTCAATCAAAACATTCACACTTTAACACATACAAAATTACtaaaaatttacatatttaaaaaaaattattaatttattagtgATAAACAATCACACTTAATGCAGacaacttaaatcacacacattaagctttGACTTTTaaacttaaaaatgttaaacatcAAGAGTTGATTGACATTCTctaaacttaatatgttgcttaatgtgtaaTTTAAGACTGAACCATGTAATGCAATCCTAaaagaaattttatattatattcgTCAACTCAACGCATCGTTAAATGCCTTCGAAAAGCTACAGTGCTAAACCATTTTAAACGATGATATGGTTTTCAACTATTAACTTTTAAGCCAGAAATTGACAAAGTATAAACCTAATTCATTGAAATGCAAAGCGAATTACAGTAGCAGTCGACATTCACACCTTTGTCTTCCTAAATATTAGAGCTCTTctacaatataaaataaaaaatcatttatatTTCCGTGGGTGCTTCAGAAATATACTACGTCGTCAAGCTCTTGGCTTCTTTGTCCTTTATCTTTTTGTCGAGACCAACAAGCACAGCACTCAGCGTTTTATTAGCATCCTCAGGTTTAGAGCTGAGGATTTCTGTAATCTCGGCAGGAGTAATCTTGGCGCCTGCACTAATCCTCTCTTGGACGGCAGAAAACAGTGCATGATCCTCAATTCTCAAGTAATTATAAGCGAGAGTTTTAAACACAGGGAAATCGCAGTAAGAGAGATTAATATGTACGTCCATTCTCCCACATCTACATAGAGCAGGATCAAGATGATCCTTGTGGTTCGTAGTAAAGATAAACAAACGCTCATCACCGCAGGAAGACCATAATCCATCTGTGAAATTAAGCAAACCAGAAAGAGTAACTCTACTCTGACCAACTTTCGGTTGGTCGTTAGGTCCATTGTTCAGTACAATGGAGCAATCAATATCTTCCACAATAATAATCGATTTCTCTTTCGTTTTGATCAGAAGCTTACGGAGCTCAACGTTGTCTTTAACTTGCGTGAGATCCAAATCAAATACACTGTAATTCATGTAGTTAGCAATGGCGGCGATGAGGCTTGTTTTTCCAGTGCCAGGAGGCCCATAAAGAAGATACCCGCGCTTCCATGCACGGCCTGTTCTTATGCAGAAATTCTTTGCTTGCTTGAAGCTTTGAAGGTCCGAGATTATCATTTCTTTAGTGCTAGGATTAAGGGCGACGGTATTAAAAGTTGAGGGATGATTAAAAGGAAGGGCTGTCCACTCAGCATCTGAATTGCCAGGTACAGTATTAGTAGCTATGGTAAGATCTGTTTTCTCCCTTCTCAGTTCCTCTGCTTTCCTCGCAACATGCTCAAAGTATTCGCTAAAAAATTCTAAGGCTGCCTTGTCTGCTTTAAGAAGAAAGGAGTTTTTCTCttccacttcatctgcatcatttCTGTTTGTTTTTAGCTCTTGCGTCCAGCGTATATTTAGTCCCCGGAAGGAATCGCATACTTGCTGATCAAAATCTGCAGTGATGTTCAAGGTAGTAGAATTTGTTGCCTTGTGAGCCGTCTGGTTTACAACATTGGCGGCGCCGTTTAGGTTTGAGTAGTAGATTAGCGCATCATCAAAGAGTTCATTGCTGAGGATGCCCGTGCCTTCAATGAATTGTGGGATGTGGAGGAAGCAATAGAAGTTGAAATACTCAAGGAGATAGAGCCACCATTCACTACATGTATCGCGGAGTAGCGGTGGAATTAGGGTTTGAGCGGAAGTCACGAGCTCGCCTAATGCCCATATCTGTCCTATCAATAACTGAATCATCTTCATCAAAAAATGCCTAATGGTTTATGACAATGCTAAAATCTTCCTGTAATGTTGTAATATATATGTTGGGGAGATCTCCTTGTAGCAACGAAGAGCCGTGTCTTTTAGACCACATGTCAGCCAAAAAACTACACAGCTCTTGTTAGTTGTGCATCTTAGAGTTTCGCTCTTAAAAATATTGCAAACAAATGAATTCCCATTATATAAGTAATCTAAGCTAATAAGTCAATGCACCACATAAAACTTGGTGAATATCTAATGAATGTAGCAAATTAAATttataagaaagaaaaataagttttGGGAGTAATGAAACACTATTAATGTTAAGTTGAAATTATTTGTTTTAGTTGTTTTATAATCGAATTTAATATGTCGATAAGAGTATAAAGTTGTGTCATATTTTAGATCAATTTATCAATACAAGTGAATATCAATATATCTAATTAAAGATTAATGTTGGTCAAACATATGGTCAAATTAGATTCATTTTAGCTAAGTTAAATAAGGGtaataaattttcaaattaaaaatgtTTACTAAATGCATATTATATATGACTTTGAGAGCAAtcacaaaaaaacacaaaaaaataaaaaaaataaaattgaatttttctATATGTGGATTTTTCTAAActatgaattttattattttaattagtttttatattttctattttttatttttttgaaagtaggtcctcaacactaaaatataaggttgattatcttgtcaattgaaaatattaaaatttaattatttttttttttaaatttgatgcagCAAAGAAaataatctatgtcaagatgatatattgAATAAATTAGTAAGAGAACAGGTAATGAAAAAATGATAGAGTTATATTTCACTGCATGCAAATTTCTAAATttgtttaaaaatatatttttataaaactAATGTTATTAATATACACAAccaaaaagttgaagaaaaaatattaaattttctatataaagtgtgatgctccatgtaacttcaattttaacATTTTATCAACATCTAAATTTTagtgttaatttaattaaaaattatattcaaatttttatttattttgaaattacaaaattaaaaaaatgctaaaaaatataCGTCTTATTAATTTAcatgattttaaaatttaaaatatatatgtcaTTTTCTAGTGAGTTGAATCCGTATTtgtcatttcttttataaaagtgggACACAACTTTGTACATTTATGTTGTGAATCTTTGAGTTTCAAAACTAAGTTACATGAGATAATATGAAGCATAAATATGAATTATGTCTTACACAGATTTTCTAACTAATTGTTGGAGAAAATATCTATTTATCTTTACTAACTCCTAGTTTTTGAATTTGTCACAATGGTGTTTACAAACATCTTATGGAATATTATCAAATTGCTAGGATTAAGTTCCTCTCGACCAGCCTCTAGAGGACTAGCTTTATTATTCCAAGTGAATGATTGAAGATATCATAAATGCACATGTAGATGGATCATTATTTTAATGGACATGAGTTATTATGCCTTATATTGAAATCCAATTCCTTTTATATGTCTATATTTTACCTTCTTACAATTGCTATTAAGTACCTATATGAGAATTATCTAAAATGAGTTATGTGTTATGCTTCTATCAACTATGAATACATTAGGGTTAAGTTATTTATTTAGTTGATAATAGGTTGATTTAATTACTTTGCACCCATATTTATTAGCActtgtcgttaggctagtactattgcaatcggtttTTCTTAACAtgttattattcaattgtttctccaccaataagaattgttaaatttttttaattaattttagttttcttttttagttTCTAAATTACATAAATTATATTTCTCCAAtctaattttctcaaaaaatttacATCTTATTGTTGGATTATATGGATCTACTAGCTAATGAAAATTTTGAGGCCATTTTTTAGGACATTAAGGCAAGTAAATttaattttatcaaaaaaatttatttcaagCATCCACTACCATCAAACAGATATTTAACAAATGATTTAGAATCTATTAAATATTAATAtggttcttttttttgttagattaTTATTTGTATGTTTGTATtttatatcttataattttttatcaGAATAAAATGAATATAATATATTGTAAcgtaacata contains:
- the LOC131035373 gene encoding AAA-ATPase At4g25835-like, coding for MIQLLIGQIWALGELVTSAQTLIPPLLRDTCSEWWLYLLEYFNFYCFLHIPQFIEGTGILSNELFDDALIYYSNLNGAANVVNQTAHKATNSTTLNITADFDQQVCDSFRGLNIRWTQELKTNRNDADEVEEKNSFLLKADKAALEFFSEYFEHVARKAEELRREKTDLTIATNTVPGNSDAEWTALPFNHPSTFNTVALNPSTKEMIISDLQSFKQAKNFCIRTGRAWKRGYLLYGPPGTGKTSLIAAIANYMNYSVFDLDLTQVKDNVELRKLLIKTKEKSIIIVEDIDCSIVLNNGPNDQPKVGQSRVTLSGLLNFTDGLWSSCGDERLFIFTTNHKDHLDPALCRCGRMDVHINLSYCDFPVFKTLAYNYLRIEDHALFSAVQERISAGAKITPAEITEILSSKPEDANKTLSAVLVGLDKKIKDKEAKSLTT